In the Aeromicrobium fastidiosum genome, CAAGCTCGCGCTCTCGCAGGTCTCGCGGGTCGGCGACGCCAGCTACCAGGTCTCGCAGCCGGGGCGCGGCATCATGGCCGGCGCACTGACCAAGGGGGGCGCGTATGCCGAGCCCACCCGCGCGCAGTCCGAGAACATCGACCCGAACGCACCGTTCACGGTGTCTGTGACCGATGCCGAGGCCGGGGCGGATGCCCGGACGATCCTCGGCCTCCCAAAGGTCGCGTGCATGTGGCCCTACAAGGTCGCCGCCGCGCCCTACTGACGGGCAGCGCCGGAACCGCCCGGGTCGAGGATCCGCTTCAAGAACTGCCGCGTGCGCTCCTGCGCCGGATCGCCGATGACCTGGGCGCTCGTCCCGCGCTCGACGACGACTCCGCCGTCGAGGAACAGCACCTGGTCGGCCACCTGCTCGGCGAAGCGGATCTCGTGCGTCACGATGACCGTCGTCCAGCCCTCGGTCGCGAGGTCCTTGATGACGTCCAGCACCTCGCCGACGAGCTCCGGGTCGAGCGCCGACGTCGGCTCGTCGAACAACACGACCTTGGGCTTGAGGGCCAGCGCACGGGCGATGCCGACCCGCTGCTGCTGACCGCCGGACAGCTCGAACGGGTGCTGGTCTGCCTTCTCCGACAGGCCGACCTGGTCGAGCAGCCGGCGTGCATCGGCGACGGCGTCCTCACGAGGACGCCGCTGCACCTGGACAGGACCCTCGATGACGTTCTCGAGCACGGTCTTGTGCGGGAAGAGCTGGTGCGACTGGAAGACCATGCCGCTCTGGGACCGCAGGCGGGACGTCCGCGCCCGGGCCGCCTTGGCGCGGTGCGGCAGCGCGGCGAAGTCGACCTCGACGTCGTCGATGCGGACGGTGCCGGTGTCCGGCACCTCGAGCACGTTGAGCGAGCGCAGGATCGTGGTCTTGCCGGAGCCCGACGGGCCGATCAGCACGGTCGTCGTGCCGGCGTCGGCCGCGAAGTCGACACCCTGCAGGACGCGGTTGTCGCCGAAGGACTTCTCGAGGCCCCTGACCTCGACGAGGGGTGCGGAGGTGTCGGTCATCTGGCCACGAACCTGTTCAGTCGAGTCTCGATCCTGCCCTGGCCGGCAGCCAGAGCCGCGCACACGACCCAGTAGTACAGGCCGGCGAGCAGGTACAGCGGGAAGAACACCTGTGCCGCGGACGCCGCGTTCTGCGCCTCACGGAACAGCTCGGTGACGAGGACGACCGACAGCAGCGACGTGTCCTTGAGCAGCGAGATCAGGGTGTTGGACAGGGGCGGGACGGCGGTGCGCGCGGCCTGCGGGAACACGATGCGGCGCAGCCCCTGCCAGTAGCCCATCCCGATCATCGACGCCGCCTCGAACTGCCCCTTCGGCACCGACAGGATCGCCGATCTCACGATCTCGGCGGCATAGCCACCCACGTTGAGACTCAGGGCCAGCACCGCCGCAGGCCACGGCCCGAGGTCGATCCCGATCTCGGGCAGGCCGTAGAAGACGATGAACAGCTGCACCAGCAGCGGCGTCCCGCGGATCACGGAGATGTAGCCGCGGGCGATGCCGTGCAGCACCCGACTGCCGGAGATGTTGGCCAGCGCGGCGGCGACCGCCAGTGCCAGACCCAGCACGAAGCTGATGACCGTGATCGGGATCGTCGCGATCACCAGCTTCTGCAGCATCGGCCCGGCGGCGTCCTTGACGATGTCGGCGTCGCTGCGCACCGCCCGGCCACCCGACAGGTCGGCCTCGCCGGAGTTCTCGACCGAGACGTCGATCTTGAAGTACTTCTGGGAGATCTCGGCGATCGTCCCGTCGGCCTTGAGCGCCGCGAGTGCCTCGTTGGCCTGCTGCAGCAGCGCCGTGTCGTCCTTGCGGAACGCCAGCTTCTGCTGGTTGACCTCATCGCCTGCGGTGCCGACGATCTCGATCTCGTCCGAGCCCGTCGTGTTGAGGTAGTCGAGGGCCGCGAGGTTGTCGTTGAGGAGGGCGTCGACGCGGCCCTGCACGACGAGCGCGGCCGCCTGTGCGAACCCCTCGACGCCCTCGACCTTCGCGCCCGCATCGCGCGCGGTCTTGGCGTAGTTGGTGGTCAGCGACTGCGCCGTCGTCTTGCCCTTGAGGTCGGAGAGCTTGGTGATGCCCTTCGTGCCGGTCTTGACCACGATGACGCCGCGCGAGTACGTGTAGGTGTCGGACAACCCGTAGCGGGCGGCGCGCTCGGGGTTGTCGGTCACCTGGTTGGCGATGACGTCGATGCGGTCGGCGTCGAGCGCCGCGAAGATCGCGTCGAACGTCGTCTCGACGAACTCGAGCCGCCAGCCGGCCTTCTTCGCGACGGCCTTGATGACGTCGATGTCGAAGCCGGTGAGGTCGTTCGTGGCGGAGTCGTGGAACGAGAACGGCGGATACGTGCCCTCGGTGCCGACCCGGACGACGGGGCGGTCGTCCTGCGCGGCGTGCGCGGCACCGCCCGGGACGACCACGACCGTCAGCGACAGCAGGACGAGCGCGAGCGCCCTCAGTACGTGCCGCATGTCGTCCCCTCGTCGCGTGTGTGCTCCGACCGTACGGGGATGCCGCCCGCGGCGCACGCGGTCCAGCATCCGGACGGGAGGACAGCGACGCCCCGGCCTGGAAGAGGCCGGGGCGTCGCTCGTGGTGTGGTGCTACTTCTTGATGCGCACGGTCTTGGAGGTGCCGGCGAGGTTCTTCTTGCCGTCGAAGACGATCGTGAGCTTGTGCTTGCCCTTCTTCAGGCCTGTGACCTTGACCGTGGTCGTGCCGGCCTTGATCGAGGCGCGCTTGAGGGTCTTGCCGTCCTCGAGGACGATGATCTTGCCCTGCGACTTCCTGGATGCCTTCGGCGAGACCGCGACCTTGATCGTGGCCGTCTTCTTGCTGACGCTGGTGCGCGCGGAGATCTTGCCCTTGTTCTTCGGGACGAAGGCGGGAGCGACCGTGCGGGCGACCGTGGAGTAGCCGAGCGTCTTGTAGGTGACGACCGCGGTGATCTTCTTCTTGTAGTCGGCCTTGGCGACGCGATAGGTGCGAGCCGTCTTGCCCGGCAGCGCGGCACCGTTGCGGAACCACTGGTAGCTCACCGAGGCACCCGGCACGAGAGCACCCGGCGATGCCGCGATCGTCCGACCGACGACCGGCAGGCCGTTGACCTTGGGACCGGTCCTGAAGACGTAGTCGCCACGCCTGACGATCGCCTCCGTGGGCGATGCCCTGAAGATCTTGGTCGGCAGGGACGAGGCAACCGTCACCTCGACGTAGATGTCGCTGCCCACGTCGTCGGCGGTCGGCACGTACGTCGTGCCCGACGCACCGGCGATGGCCGCGGATCCTGAGTACCACTGGTACGAGATCGACGACACGGGCTGGGCGTACGTACCGGACGAGACCGTCAGCGGCACGCCGACCTGCGGCAGACCGGCGACCTTGGGCTGGACTCGCGCGCAGAGAGCAGTCGGTGCCGTGGCCTCGGCGGCGGTGAACTGAGGGTTGAAGGCCTGCTCGACGCCACCGGCGACGGTGATCGGCGTGGCGAAGTCGTCGAAGACCTGGCAGTTGTCGTAGACCTGGGCGACATAGCTGCCTGCCGGAACGGCTGCGGCGAACGTACCGTCCTCGTTGACCTCGAACGAGCGGCTGACGTTGTCGGCCGAGCCCGGGCCGTTCTCCGCGAAGAACGTGATGGACGTCCGAGCCAAGGCGCCACCGCCGGGCTGGCTCACGGTGCCGGTGACGATACCGGCCGTGCCGGCGGCGCTGGCCGTCACGGCCGTGGCGGCGAGGGTGCCGGCAGCGAGGGCGAGGGTGGCGACGAGCGCCCCCGTCCTGCGCAGAGGAGTGATTTTCATCTGGTCGTGCTCCTTGGTGGGAGGTGGGTGCGGTGAGACCACCTGACGCTAACCCAGGAACCCGTCCCGTGCACAGCACGGCGCGACGCGAACCGCTACTTCGTGCGGTGCAGGAACGCCGTCATCGCCTCGCGCGCCTGGTCGCTGCCGAACAGCTCGCCCGAGAGACGGGCCAGATCGTCCCCGAGGGCGTCGATGCGGGCCACGAGGTCGTGGTTCAGCAGGGTCTTGGTCTCGCGCAGGCCCTGCGGGTAGCCCTTGACCAGGTCGCCGAGCGAACGGGCCACCTCGGCCTGCAGCTCCGCGTCGGGCACGGCGCGGGTCACCAGCCCGTGCTGCGCGGCCTCGGTCGCGTCGAACGTCCGTCCGGTCAGGAACAGGTCGGCGGCAGCACGCGCGGTGAACCGAGGCAGCAGGCTCACCGAGATCACCGCCGGTGCCAGCGCGAGCCGTACCTCGGTGAGGGCGAAGGTCACCGACTCGGCGGCGATGACGAGGTCTGCGGCACCGACGATGCCGAGGCCGCCGGCCCGCACGGCTCCCGCGAGCTCGACCACGACGGGCTTGGGCAGGGTCGCGATCTGGCGCTGCAGCGCGATGAGCGCCTTCGCGCCCTCGACCATCCCGCCGCCGGCCGCCTCCGTCAGGTCGGCCCCGGAGCAGAACACCGTGCCGGCCGATCGGACGAGCACCGCACGAGCAGAGTCGTCGTCTCCGGCGTCGTCCAGTCGTCGCGACAGCTCGCTCACGAGCTGCCGGCTCAGCGCGTTGCGGTTGTGCTCGCTATCGAGGGTGATGGTGGCGACGTCGTCGGCGACGTCGAGGTGGACAAGCTCAGACATGCTGGAACTCCTCTAGTAGGACTTCGGCAGGCCGAGGCTGAACTGGGCCACGAAGTTGAGTGCCATCTCGCGGCTGACCGGCGCGATGCGCGACAGGCGCGACCCGGCCAGCATCTGCACCAGACCGTACTCGTTGGCCAGCCCATTGCCACCGTGGGTCTGGATGGCGCGGTCGACCGCGTTGCAGACCGCCTCGCCCGCGGCGTACTTGGCCATGTTGGCGGCCTCCGCGGCCCGCATGACGTCACCCGCGGCGTAGAGCGCAGCGGCCTTCTGCGTCATGAGCCGGGCCATCTCGATCTCGATGTGGGTCTGCGCGAGGGGGTGCGCGATGGCCTGGTGGGCACCGATGGGCGCGTCCCAGACCTTGCGCTCCTTGGCGTACTCGGACGCCTTGGCGAGCGCGAGCCTGGCCGTGCCGAGCGCGAACGACGCCGCCATGATGCGCTCGGGGTTGAGGCCCGCGAACAGCTGCTCGATGCCGGCACCCTCGCCGCCGATCAGCGCGTCGGCCGGTACCCGGACGTCGTCGAAGAACAGCGTGAACTGCTTCTCCGGCGAGCTGATGCCCATGTCGATCTCCTGGTAGGTGAACCCCTCGGAGTCGGTCGGGACGAGGAACAGCGCTGGCTTGAGCTTGCCGGTGCGCGAGTCCTCGGAGCGGGCCACGACCAGCACGGCGCTGGCCTCGTCGACGCCCGAGATGTAGGTCTTGGTGCCGGTGAGCCGGTAGCCGTCCGCCTCGCGGAACGCCGTCGTGATGATGTTGTGCGAGTTCGATCCCGCATCGGGCTCGGTGATGGAGAACGCGAATGTCGACGTCCCGTCGGCCAGGCCGGGCAGCAGCGCCTGCTTCTGCTCGTCGCTGCCGAACTGGGCGATGATCGTGCCGACGATCGCGGGCGACACGACCATCAGCAGCAGGGGGCTGCCCGCGGCGGCGAGCTCCTCGCACACCGCGGCGAGGTCACCGATGTCGCCACCGCCTCCGCCGTACTCCTCGGGGATCGCGACGCCGAGGAACCCGTTGCGTCCGGCCTCGGCCCACAGCTCCGTGGTCTTCTTGCCGGTGCGGGCCGCCTCCTCGAAGTAGCTGCGCCCGTACTTGTTGCCCAGGGCGGCGACGGACCTGCGCAGCGCGATGCGCTCGTCGGACTCGGTGAAGGCGATGGTCATGACGGTTCTCCTGTGGGATCGGACGGATCTGCGATGACGGCCAGCACGGCTCCGGACTCGACCTGTGAGCCCTCCGTGACCGACAGCCCGGTGACGACACCGTCGGTCGGTGCCGTGATGGTGTGCTGCATCTTCATGGCCTCCAGCACGACGACGACGTCGCCCCGGCTGACCTGCTGCCCGTCGACCACGGCGACGCTGACGACCGCGGCCGGCATGGGTGCCAGCAGCGATCCCTCGGCGACCACGTCGGCCGGATCGACGAAGACCGGCACCGGCACGAGGTCGATCGAGCCGTGCGGCCCGTCCACGTCGACGGATGCGGTGCCGATCGAGACGTCGTAGGTCTCCCTGACGCCGTCGACGTCGAGGACGACGCGGCTGGGGCCGGACTCCACGACCGCGACCGGCACACCCGTCACGAGCGCCAGACGTCCGCCCCGACTCTCGTACATGACCCCGACGTGCACGTCGGGAGAGACGGCGTAGGTGCGGACTCGCGGCGCGAACGGCACGTTGCGGTAGGCCGGGGGGATGCGGCTCAGCACCGTCGCGGTCGACGCCGCGGCGGACGCCTCGGCGAGCGCTGCCGCCCACACGCACCGGTGCATCGGCAGCTCGTCGATCGCCGGTGCCGTCCAGGCCTCCAGGCGGTCGTCGAGCAGCGTCGTGCGCAACCGCGCCGCCCTGAAGTCGTCGTCGGCGAGGATCGCCCGGAGGAAGTCGAGGTTGGTCGTCACTCCGTGCACCCGTGCGCGACGGAGGGCGTCGCCGAGGCGGCGGACCGCGGTCGTCCGGTCGGTCCCGTGGGCCACGACCTTGGCGATCATCGCGTCGTAGTGGATGCCCACGACCGAGCCCGTCTCGACCCCGGAGTCGACGCGCACACCCGGCCCTGCGGGGACGTCGAACGTCCGCAGCGTGCCGGTCTGCGGCTGCCAGTCGTCCGCGGGGTCCTCGGCATAGAGGCGCACCTCGACGGCGTGTCCGGACGGGGCGGGAGGCTCGCCGACCAGAGGGTGCCCCTCTGCCACCGCGATCTGCAGCGCGACGAGATCGAGGCCGAAGACCTCCTCGGTGACCGGGTGCTCGACCTGAAGGCGGGTGTTCATCTCCAGGAAGAACACCTTCTGGTCGTCCGGCCCGGTCCCGGCGACCATGAACTCGACCGTGCCGGCACCGACGTAGTCGACGGCCTGCGCAGCCGCGCGGGCCGCGTCGTGCAGGGTCGCGCGTGTCGCGTCGGACAGGCCCGGGGCAGGCGCCTCCTCGACGACCTTCTGGTGCCGGCGCTGGATCGAGCAGTCGCGGTCGCCCACGACCCACGTCGTCCCGTGCATGTCGGCCATGACCTGCACCTCGACGTGGCGTGCGGACTCGAGGTAGTGCTCCACGAACACCGTGGCGTCGCCGAATGCCGACGCCGCCTCCGCGGACGCCTGCTCGATCGTCGACGACAGCTCGTCGAGGTCGCGGACGACACGCATGCCGCGACCACCGCCGCCCGCCGACGCCTTCAGGAGGACGGGCAGGTCGGCGGCCGTCACGACCTCGGGCTCGAGCCGTCCCAGCTGCGGCACGCCCGCGTCGAGCATGAGCTCCTTCGCACGGATCTTGTCGCCCATCGAGTCGATGGCCGACGGCGTCGGACCGATCCAGGTCAGCCCAGCCGCCTCGACGTCGCGGGCGAATTGGGCGTTCTCCGACAGGAAGCCGTAGCCGGGGTGCACGGCGTCCGCCCCGGCCTTGAGCGCCGCCGCGATCACGAGATCGCCCCGCAGGTACGTGTCGCCGGGCGCGTTGCCCGGCAGCCGCACCGCGACATCGGCCTCAGCGACGTACGGCGCACCGGCATCGGCGTCGGAGAACACGGCGACGGTGGAGATGCCGAGCTCCCGGCACGTCCGGAACACCCGCCGCGCGATCTCCCCCCGGTTGGCCACGAGAACAGAGCGGATCACGAAAGAACCCCTTGATGAGTGGAAGACGCCCGACCACTGGCCGAGCGGAGCGAGGCTGCCGCCTGGGCGAAGCCCAGTCGCGGGGAGGAACGACCCGCGAGGCGCGCGAAGCGCGCGCGGCTCATAGGCGGAACACTCCGTATCCATCGGTGCCCTCGACGGGTCTGGTGTTGATCGCGCTCAGGCAGATGCCGAGGATGGTCCTCGTGTCGCGGGGGTCGATGACGCCGTCGTCGTAGAGCATCCCCGACGTGAAGTAGGCCAACGACTCCTTCTCGATCTGCTCCTCGATGTAGGCGCGCATCGCGACGTCACCCTCCTCGTCGTACGGCTGCCCCTTGGCCTCGGCGGCACCGCGGGCGACGATCGAGATGACGCCGGCGAGCTGCGCGGGGCCCATGACGGCCGACTTGGCGTTGGGCCAGCTGAACATGAAGCGCGGGTCGTAGGCGCGCCCGCTCATCCCGTAGTGACCGGCACCGTACGACGCGCCCATCACGACCGACAGGTGCGGGACGGTCGAGTTGCTGACCGCGTTGATCATCTGCGCGCCGTGCTTGATGATGCCGCCCTGCTCGTACTCCGCACCGACCATGTAGCCCGTCGTGTTGTGCAGGAACAGCAGTGGCGTGTCGATCTGGTTGGCCAGCTGGATGAACTGCGCGGCCTTCTGGGCCTCCTCGCTGAACAGGACACCCTGGGCGTTGGCGAGGATGCCGATGGGGTGGCCGTGCAGGCGCGCGTAACCCGTGACCAGCGACGTCCCGTAGAGCGGCTTGAACTCGTCGAACGGCGCTGAACCGTCCGGGGTCCCGTCGACGATGCGCCAGATGACCTCGCGCGGGTCGAACGGGATCTTGAGATCGGTCGGGACGATCCCGAGCAGCTCCTCCGGGTCGTGCACCGGCTCGGCGTACGTCGGCTCCGGCGTGACGCCGCCCTTGCGCCAGTTGAGGTTCTTGACGATCGAGCGGCCGATGCGGATCGCGTCGCGCTCGTCGACCGCGAGGTAGTCGGCCAGGCCCGACTGGCGGGCGTGCATCTCCGCACCGCCGAGCGACTCGTCGTCGGACTCCTCGCCCGTCGCCATCTTGACCAGCGGCGGGCCGCCGAGGAAGACCTTGGCACCCTCCTTGACCATCACGACGTAGTCGCTCATGCCCGGCACGTACGCCCCGCCGGCCGTCGAGTTGCCGAACACCAGGGCCACGGTGGGACGCCGGTCGGCGCTGGCGCGGGTGATGTTGCGGAACGAGCGGCCGCCGGGGATGAAGATGTCCTTCTGCGTCGGCAGGTCGGCACCTCCCGACTCGACCAGGTTGACCGTCGGCAGACCGCATTCCTCGGCGATCTGGGCCGCCCGCTGCACCTTGCGCAGCGTGCTGGGGTTGGTCGAGCCGCCCTTGACGGTGGGGTCGTTGGCGACGACCAGCACCTCGACGCCCTCGACGACGCCGATGCCGGTCACGACCGAGGCACCCACCGCGAAATCGGTGCCCCAGGCCGCCAGCGGCGACAGCTCGAGGAACGGCGCGTCGGCGTCGATCAGCAGCTCGATGCGCTCGCGTGCCGTCAGCTTGCCCCGTCGGTGGTGGCGCTCGATGTTGCGCTCGCCACCGGCGTCGACCGCCAGGAGGTGCTGCGCGGCGAGGTCGGCGACGCGCTCGAGCATCCGCTCGCGATTGGCGCGGTACGTCTCCGAGGTGGTGTCGACCGTCGTCCTCATCGCACACCTCCCCCGTCTCGCGAGTGGTGCGGAGTGGACATTGTGGGACGGCGTGTCTGACCACGACGCACCACTCGAGGCCCGGAATCCAGCACTCCCCGCTCAGTCCTCATCACAGTCCCATCAGCTTGGCGGCCAGATCGGTCATGACCTCGGTGGCACCGCCGCCGATGCCGAGGATGCGGGCGTCGCGGTAGTGCCGCTCGACCTCCGACTCGCGCATGTAGCCCATGCCGCCGAAGATCTGGACGGCCTCGGACACGACCCACTCGCAGGCCGCGACCGAGACGTTCTTGGCCACGACCGCCTCGAGCAACGGGCTCTGACCGGCGGCAGCCTGCTCGACCGCCTCGCGGGTCAGGGCCCGGGCGGCGGCGGTGCGGCTGTGCATCTCGACGAGCTTGTGGCGGATGACCTGGCGCGTGGCCAGCGGCTTGCCGAACGTCTCGCGCTGCTTCGAGTAGGCGATCGCGAGGTCGAGGGAGCGCTGGGCCGTGGCATAGGCCTGGGTCGCGAGGCTCAGGCGCTCGTTGACGAACTGGTTGACGATGAGGCCGAAGCCGCCGTCGACGTCGCCGACGATGTTCGCGGCCGGAACCCGCACGTCGTCGAACGTCAGCTCCGCGGTGTCGGAGCAGTGCCAGCCCATCTTGCGCAACGGCTTCGAGACCGTGAACCCGGGCAGGCCCTTGTCGATGACCAGCAGGCTGATGCCGCCGAAGCCCGCGCCGCCCGTGCGCACCGCCGTCGTCACGAAGTCGGCGCGGACCCCCGACGTGATGAAGGTCTTGGCGCCGTTGACGACGTACTCGTCGCCATCGCGGACGGCCCGGGTCGTGAGCCCCGAGACGTCCGAGCCGCCACCGGGCTCGGTGATGCCGAGCGAGCCGATCTTCTCGCCGGCCAGCGTGGGGCGCACGTAGCGGTCGATCAGGTCGGCGTTCTTGTCTCCGCCGTCGACGATGTGCGGGATCGCGATGCCGTGCGTGAACAGGCTCGCGAGCAGGCCGGTGGAGCCGCCGCCGGCCATGACGGCCTCGGTCATGATCGTCGCGTCGACGATGTCGCCGCCCGATCCGCCGATCTCCTCGGCGAACCCGATGCCGAGCAGCCCGACGTCCGCGGCCTTCCGGTGCAGCTCGCGCGGCAGCTGCCCGGCGTCCTCCCAGGCCGGGAGGTGTGGGGCGATCTCCTTCTCGGTGAACGAGGTGACCATCTCGCGCAGGGCCAGACGCTCGGTCGTGTTCCAGGTGCTCACAGGGATGCCTCCGCGGCGGTGGTGGGGTCGGGGAGCAGGACGCTCGGGATGGCGCACTCGCGGGCCCGGAGCCACTCGCCCACGCCCTTGGCCTGCGGGTCGAGCCGGGTCGACGACGCGACCCCCTCGCCCAGCAGGCCGTGGACGACGACGTTGACGGCGCACAGGTTCGGGAGGGGATGGATCTCGATGTCGAGGGCGGCCGCCTCGGGCAGCAGCTCGCGCACCGTCGCGTCGTCGAGCAGGTCCAGCAGCCAGGCGAAGGCGTCGTCGCGGCGCGGGTGGTCGGCGGGGATCCAGACCCCGATGTTGGCGTCCCCGCCCTTGTCACCGGATCGGGCGTGGACCAACCGGCCCAGCGGCGTCCGCGTCGTCCCGCCCGCGGTCTCCCCGAGTGGCGCAAAGCCGGTCTCGAGTGGTGCGTTCCGGTCAGACTCGCCGTCTCGTTTCGTCCAGTCCGCAGCACTCGCGGTTCCGGGTGGGGGGATGTGCTGGCGGCGACCGTCGGGGTGGACGACGACGTGGGGCACCTCGGCCTGGGGGACGTACGCGGCGCGGTATACGCCGTACGGGGTGCCGGCCGACGGGGGCCGGGAGACGCTGAAGCCGGGGTAGGACGCGAGCGCCAGCTGGATCGCCGCATCGCTGAACGCGCGGCCGACCGGCTCGGGCCGATCGCTCTTGACGTGCAGCCGCAGCAGCGAGGTGGCGCGCGCCTGCGTCTCCGGATCGTCTGCGTCGGTGCGGTCGAGGTGCCACTCGACGGTCTCGGGACGAGTGCCGGCCGCGAAGGCCGCCTCCATCTGCTGCTCGATGAGCGCGGCCTTCTGCGGGATGTCGAGCCCCGTGAGCAGGAACTCGACGGCGTTGCGGAAGCCGCCGAACGCGTTGAGGCACACCTTCGCGGTCGCCGGTGGCGGCTCCCCCGCGGCGCCCGTGATCGCGACCCGATCGGGACCGACCTGGCTGAGGGTCAGGCCGTCGAGCCGCGTCGACACGTCGGGGCCGAGGTAGACCGGCGACTGGATCTCGTAGACCAGCTGCGCCGTGACGGTGTCGACCGTGACCGCGCCGCCGGTGCCCTCGTGCTTCGTGATGACGACCGATCCGTCGGCCGAGATCTCCGCGATCGGG is a window encoding:
- a CDS encoding acyclic terpene utilization AtuA family protein is translated as MIRIGNCSGYYGDRLSAMREMLEGGDLDYLTGDYLAELTMLILGRDRMKDESLGYAKTFVRQMTDSMALAQQRGVRIVANAGGLNPAALAAKLREIAAEQGLDIAIAHVEGDDLIARADELGLNEAAGGDALTANAYLGAFGIAAALTAGADVVVTGRVTDASVVVGPAIAHFGWGRDDLDALAGAVVAGHVIECGTQATAGNFSGFADVDMSTPLGFPIAEISADGSVVITKHEGTGGAVTVDTVTAQLVYEIQSPVYLGPDVSTRLDGLTLSQVGPDRVAITGAAGEPPPATAKVCLNAFGGFRNAVEFLLTGLDIPQKAALIEQQMEAAFAAGTRPETVEWHLDRTDADDPETQARATSLLRLHVKSDRPEPVGRAFSDAAIQLALASYPGFSVSRPPSAGTPYGVYRAAYVPQAEVPHVVVHPDGRRQHIPPPGTASAADWTKRDGESDRNAPLETGFAPLGETAGGTTRTPLGRLVHARSGDKGGDANIGVWIPADHPRRDDAFAWLLDLLDDATVRELLPEAAALDIEIHPLPNLCAVNVVVHGLLGEGVASSTRLDPQAKGVGEWLRARECAIPSVLLPDPTTAAEASL